A single window of Culicoides brevitarsis isolate CSIRO-B50_1 chromosome 3, AGI_CSIRO_Cbre_v1, whole genome shotgun sequence DNA harbors:
- the LOC134835160 gene encoding UDP-glycosyltransferase UGT5-like — MSCLKVFLVISTLLIQNSSSYKILIIFPTGSYSHQRPQQAVSEGLLEAGHQLTILTPNPIKTTNPNVTQVDIKFTYEYLKMFDLSASIDAYEMLSLVATYFTRMTDGLMNHKEFADIVKNVRNEKYDAVIIEALPHFPLFTAKEIFNTTLIGLVTLEMMPMFHRGLGNVIHPILHPSFFTDVPKNPTLWERIGIIHFLIYEMYWEKYDLFPACDSLIKKYFPETSKTSAELAQSLDFVIEGVTPVLGNVRPIVPNTVQVGSLHIKEPKELPSSLKSYLDNSKNGVIYLSFGSNVKSAHLKPEIRKTIMDTLRKLNYDILWKYENDTIEGKPDNVRIEKWLPQIDLLAHPKIKLFITQGGLQSMDETLARGVPVVVIPFFADQDTNAQKMESYGMGKRLDVNHLTVESFEKTILEVINDPK, encoded by the coding sequence ATGTCGTGCCTTAAAGTTTTCCTCGTTATCTCGACTTTGCTCATCCAGAACTCTTCGAGctataaaattctaattatttttcccACGGGCTCCTATAGTCATCAACGCCCTCAACAAGCTGTATCGGAAGGTCTTCTTGAAGCAGGTCATCAACTCACAATATTGACTCCAAATCCGATAAAAACTACAAATCCAAATGTGACACAAGttgatattaaatttacttatgaatatttgaaaatgttcGATTTATCAGCTTCTATTGATGCTTATGAAATGTTAAGCTTAGTTGCAACTTATTTCACGAGAATGACTGATGGATTAATGAACCACAAAGAATTTGCTGATATAgtgaaaaatgttagaaatgaaaaatatgacgCTGTAATTATCGAAGCACTTCCTCATTTTCCTCTATTTACGGCgaaggaaattttcaatacaacTCTCATTGGATTAGTTACATTAGAAATGATGCCCATGTTTCATCGTGGCTTAGGAAATGTCATTCATCCGATTCTACATCCTTCGTTCTTTACGGATGTCCCAAAAAATCCAACACTATGGGAGAGAATTggtataattcattttttgatttacgaGATGTATTgggaaaaatatgatttatttcCCGCTTGTGATAGTctcataaagaaatattttcctgAAACATCAAAGACAAGCGCAGAACTTGCTCAATCCTTGGATTTTGTAATAGAAGGAGTAACTCCTGTACTTGGAAATGTAAGACCAATCGTTCCAAATACAGTTCAAGTTGGATCTTTGCACATCAAGGAGCCCAAAGAACTTCCATCGAGTTTGAAAAGTTATCTGGATAACTCAAAAAATGGAGtaatttatttgagttttggTTCTAACGTCAAAAGTGCACATTTGAAACCAGAAATTAGAAAAACTATCATGGATacgttaagaaaattaaattacgatATTTTGTGGAAATATGAAAATGATACTATCGAAGGAAAGCCAGATAATGTGAGGATTGAAAAATGGTTGCCTCAAATAGATTTACTTGCACatccaaaaattaagcttttcaTCACACAAGGCGGGTTACAGTCTATGGATGAAACACTCGCAAGAGGAGTTCCTGTAGTTGTTATTCCATTCTTTGCTGATCAAGATACAAACgcacaaaaaatggaaagttACGGTATGGGAAAACGTTTGGATGTGAATCATTTGACTGTTGAAAGCTTTGAAAAGACAATTTTAGAAGTTATTAATGATCCAAAGtga